A section of the Candidatus Zixiibacteriota bacterium genome encodes:
- a CDS encoding inositol-3-phosphate synthase: MPKVRVAIIGVGNCASSLVQGVEFYKKAKDDEQIPGLMHVNLGGYRISDIEFSAAIDIDKNKVGKDLAEAIYTRPNNTYKFCDVPKLGIPVMRGMTHDGLGYYLSQIIEKAPGDTVDIVKLLKETRTDVVVNYLPVGSEEATKWYVEQILDAGCGFVNCIPVFIAREPYWQKRFKERGLPVIGDDIKSQVGATIAHRVFTRLFLERGVKLERTSQLNVGGNTDFLNMLERSRLESKKISKTNAVTSQLNYEMPPGTVHIGPSDYVQWLDDRKWAYIRMEGTTFGNVPLNVEMKLEVWDSPNSAGVVIDAVRCCKLGLDNSLSGALIEPSSYFKKSPPVQYTDAEARQLTEEFIAKYGWKAESARPGRVRAAAKSQKPGKPAVSKPDKAAAVKKTTPKRVVKKKK, encoded by the coding sequence ATGCCGAAAGTCAGAGTCGCCATCATCGGCGTCGGCAACTGCGCCTCGTCCCTGGTGCAGGGTGTCGAGTTCTATAAAAAGGCCAAGGACGACGAGCAGATTCCGGGCTTGATGCACGTCAACCTCGGCGGCTATCGAATCAGCGATATCGAGTTCTCCGCCGCCATCGATATCGACAAAAACAAGGTCGGAAAAGACCTCGCCGAAGCTATCTACACCCGGCCCAACAACACCTACAAGTTCTGCGATGTCCCCAAATTGGGCATCCCGGTCATGCGCGGCATGACCCACGACGGTCTCGGCTACTACCTCTCGCAGATTATCGAAAAAGCCCCGGGCGACACCGTCGACATCGTGAAACTGCTCAAAGAGACCAGGACCGATGTCGTCGTTAACTACCTTCCCGTGGGCTCGGAAGAAGCCACCAAGTGGTACGTCGAGCAGATTCTCGACGCCGGGTGCGGATTCGTCAATTGCATCCCCGTGTTTATCGCCCGCGAACCGTACTGGCAGAAGCGCTTCAAAGAACGCGGCCTGCCGGTGATCGGCGACGACATCAAAAGCCAGGTCGGCGCCACCATCGCCCACCGCGTGTTCACCCGCCTCTTCCTCGAACGCGGCGTCAAGCTCGAACGCACCAGCCAGCTCAACGTCGGCGGCAATACCGACTTCCTCAACATGCTGGAGCGCTCGCGCCTCGAATCGAAAAAGATCTCCAAAACCAACGCGGTTACCAGCCAGCTCAACTACGAGATGCCTCCCGGCACCGTCCACATCGGACCGTCCGACTACGTCCAGTGGCTCGACGACCGCAAATGGGCCTACATCCGGATGGAAGGCACCACGTTCGGCAACGTGCCGCTGAATGTCGAAATGAAACTCGAGGTCTGGGACAGCCCGAACTCCGCAGGCGTCGTCATCGATGCCGTGCGCTGCTGCAAGCTCGGCCTCGACAACAGCCTGTCGGGCGCGCTGATCGAACCCTCGTCCTACTTCAAGAAGTCGCCGCCCGTCCAGTACACCGACGCCGAGGCCCGTCAGCTGACCGAAGAATTCATCGCAAAATACGGCTGGAAAGCCGAATCGGCCCGGCCCGGTCGCGTCCGCGCCGCAGCGAAATCACAAAAACCCGGCAAGCCGGCCGTCTCAAAACCGGACAAGGCCGCCGCGGTCAAAAAGACCACCCCGAAACGTGTGGTGAAAAAGAAAAAGTAG
- a CDS encoding MtnX-like HAD-IB family phosphatase, with product MNVQSHVIFCDFDGTVARRDIGYHLFRRFTDGQCDTLVADWKSGSLSTRDCLRQEATWFHGKPDDVYAFLDDFDLNPGFTEFTRRAEQNGIPLYILSDGLDLYIDFLLSKHGVGHLPRICNHATLIDSGLRLEFPYPDPHNTGGGVCKGERIAEYRQRQNGPITVIFVGDGLSDVDALPHSDLLFAKKDLARYCDRHNIPYTSFDTFHDVTRECVTRSLFPM from the coding sequence ATGAACGTCCAGAGTCACGTGATCTTCTGCGATTTCGACGGTACCGTTGCCCGCCGCGACATCGGCTATCACCTCTTCCGACGGTTCACCGACGGACAGTGCGATACGCTGGTGGCGGACTGGAAATCCGGGAGCCTCTCCACGCGCGACTGCCTGCGGCAGGAAGCCACATGGTTTCACGGTAAGCCCGACGACGTGTATGCCTTCCTCGACGACTTTGACCTCAATCCCGGTTTCACCGAATTCACCCGGCGCGCCGAGCAAAACGGCATACCCCTGTACATCCTTTCCGACGGTCTTGACTTGTACATTGATTTCCTGCTGAGCAAACACGGGGTCGGTCATCTTCCGCGTATCTGCAATCACGCGACCCTCATCGACAGCGGCCTCCGCCTCGAATTCCCGTATCCCGACCCGCACAACACCGGCGGCGGTGTATGCAAAGGCGAACGAATCGCCGAGTACCGTCAGAGACAAAACGGTCCGATTACGGTCATATTTGTCGGCGACGGCCTGTCCGACGTGGACGCCTTGCCCCACAGTGACTTGCTCTTCGCCAAAAAAGACCTCGCTCGATATTGCGACCGACATAATATTCCGTATACTTCGTTTGATACGTTTCATGACGTCACACGGGAGTGTGTCACGCGCTCCCTGTTCCCGATGTAA
- a CDS encoding S41 family peptidase, translating to MTESNLLSRRDLLLAGVLLLLIVVLAGGMGVYVLSAPSLKQANAMAVAAVIIRDNYAEPFDWRSMIDAGRREMLSRLDRYSGYIERDLFNRMNEEFTGSYGGIGVTVVPHESGLLIMSVREGGPAARVGLLSGDIIIRADSFRLAGMSADESSELLRGGDGTAVVVDVVRPSGDDTVSVKITREKIDLLHIPFAGFTPDSIVYIRLLDFQAGASDDLEAALDSLLERKPDPPGIILDLRDNPGGLFSEAYRTASLFLDPGKLIVGTDARSRWEEERHHSSGPDITGGLPLVVLVDKGTASSAEIVAGALRQLGRAQLAGDTTFGKGLVQGFTRFSDGSGLRLTISRYYLEGGVYLNEFDTSLHDTGHGLAPDIPLDFVDRRDFPRALEQSLLLQEFAHAHEDDIIDHPESFALDQTWLDRFRQFADERGFVYRSDRTEAVQVMIDIAQLENSRPDVLAAAARLHDISAAEDGRAFDVYRSYIASRLKQIAFERRFGSYRMYRDVIVRERLDIASASRLLMENRP from the coding sequence ATGACCGAATCGAACCTGCTTTCGCGCCGGGACCTCCTGCTGGCAGGCGTCCTGCTCCTGCTGATTGTCGTCCTTGCGGGCGGCATGGGCGTCTATGTCCTCTCCGCACCGTCGCTCAAACAGGCCAACGCCATGGCCGTCGCCGCCGTCATTATCCGCGACAACTACGCCGAACCGTTCGACTGGCGGTCGATGATCGATGCCGGCCGACGGGAAATGCTCTCCCGCCTCGATCGCTACAGCGGATACATCGAACGTGACCTGTTCAACCGCATGAATGAGGAGTTCACCGGCAGTTACGGCGGCATCGGCGTCACGGTCGTCCCGCATGAAAGCGGCCTGCTCATCATGTCCGTCCGGGAGGGCGGGCCGGCCGCACGAGTGGGACTGCTCAGCGGCGATATCATCATTCGCGCCGACAGCTTCCGCCTCGCCGGAATGAGCGCCGACGAATCCTCGGAACTGCTCCGGGGCGGCGACGGGACCGCTGTCGTCGTCGATGTCGTGCGACCGTCCGGCGATGACACTGTTTCCGTGAAAATCACCCGTGAGAAGATCGATCTGCTGCACATCCCGTTTGCGGGGTTCACACCCGACAGCATCGTCTACATTCGTCTGCTTGATTTCCAGGCCGGCGCCTCCGATGATCTCGAGGCCGCCCTGGATTCCCTGCTCGAACGCAAACCCGACCCGCCGGGTATCATCCTCGACCTCCGCGACAACCCCGGCGGCCTCTTCAGCGAGGCGTACCGAACCGCGAGCCTCTTCCTCGATCCGGGAAAGCTCATCGTCGGCACCGACGCCCGCTCCCGATGGGAAGAAGAACGCCATCATTCAAGCGGCCCGGATATAACGGGTGGATTGCCGCTGGTCGTTCTCGTCGACAAGGGCACCGCGTCGTCGGCCGAAATCGTCGCCGGCGCCCTTCGCCAGCTCGGCCGCGCGCAACTCGCCGGCGACACCACCTTCGGCAAAGGACTCGTGCAGGGGTTCACTCGCTTCAGCGACGGCAGCGGCCTTCGCCTGACCATCTCGCGATACTACCTCGAAGGCGGCGTCTACCTCAACGAATTTGATACCTCGCTGCACGACACCGGTCACGGCCTCGCACCGGATATCCCGCTTGATTTCGTCGATCGCCGCGACTTTCCGCGCGCGCTCGAACAGTCGCTGCTGTTGCAGGAATTCGCGCACGCCCATGAAGACGACATCATCGACCACCCCGAATCCTTCGCACTCGATCAAACCTGGCTCGACCGGTTCCGACAATTCGCCGACGAGCGGGGGTTTGTCTATCGGTCCGATCGAACTGAAGCCGTGCAGGTGATGATTGACATCGCGCAGCTCGAAAACAGCCGGCCCGACGTTCTCGCCGCCGCCGCACGTCTGCACGATATCTCGGCGGCTGAAGACGGCCGCGCGTTTGATGTCTACCGAAGCTACATCGCATCGCGCCTCAAACAGATCGCCTTTGAACGCCGATTCGGATCGTACCGGATGTACCGGGACGTCATCGTCCGCGAAAGACTTGATATCGCCTCCGCCTCCCGCCTGCTGATGGAGAACCGGCCGTGA
- the tmk gene encoding dTMP kinase yields the protein MAPKRTRGRLITFEGIDGSGKSTQLTRSASHLKKRGFDIAVLREPGSTKVSEKIRRILLDPTLEISDLTELLLYEAARAEIVDKQIRPLMERGTIVLCDRFYDSTTAYQGYGRKLDLDMVKRLHTVAVGSLHPDLTFVFDLPLTVALTRRGKNPDRLESQSLAFFRRVARGFREIARTEPQRVKLIDARGTVDHTFRSVVRVLDRLLGPK from the coding sequence ATGGCGCCGAAACGCACACGCGGCCGGCTGATTACGTTCGAGGGAATCGACGGTTCCGGTAAATCCACCCAGCTCACGCGAAGCGCGTCCCACCTGAAAAAGCGCGGCTTCGATATCGCCGTCCTGCGCGAACCGGGCTCCACCAAAGTAAGCGAAAAGATCCGTCGCATCCTGCTCGACCCCACCCTGGAGATCAGCGACCTGACCGAACTGCTGCTCTACGAGGCCGCCCGCGCGGAAATCGTCGACAAGCAAATACGCCCCCTCATGGAACGCGGTACGATTGTCCTGTGCGACCGCTTCTACGACAGCACCACCGCCTACCAGGGCTATGGCCGCAAACTCGACCTCGATATGGTGAAACGTCTTCATACGGTAGCGGTCGGCAGCCTGCACCCCGATCTGACCTTCGTCTTCGACCTGCCGCTCACCGTCGCGCTCACCCGACGCGGCAAAAATCCCGACCGGCTGGAATCCCAGTCGCTCGCCTTCTTCCGCCGCGTCGCCCGCGGGTTCCGCGAGATCGCGCGGACCGAACCCCAACGAGTGAAACTGATCGACGCGCGGGGAACGGTCGATCACACCTTCCGGTCCGTCGTCCGCGTCCTCGACCGGCTGCTGGGACCCAAATGA
- a CDS encoding sulfite exporter TauE/SafE family protein: MIDELLLFVGGATAGLVGGYLGVGGGTILVPYLTLVTGLDIKTAVPVSLAGVAVNSVASSTPYLRMGMVDFELVVVVSVFMVMGNIAGSTLSAIVSPDVIRIIFALTLVYTAITLLRGRQETARLDFAVNRRRAILLSIPFTLLIGTLSGLVGLGGAELLIPLLYLMTVLPMGTARGTALFSVGFSAAAALAVYLTRGQIALQAIAPVVVGIVLGGRLGASFGTRARPLAVRAAFSIMLLYLAYKLGWMPLWTIM; encoded by the coding sequence GTGATCGATGAGCTGCTGCTGTTTGTCGGCGGAGCGACGGCCGGACTTGTCGGCGGATATCTGGGCGTCGGCGGCGGCACCATCCTTGTACCGTACCTGACGCTCGTGACCGGTCTCGATATCAAGACCGCCGTACCGGTTTCCCTGGCCGGGGTCGCCGTCAACTCCGTGGCCTCCTCCACGCCATACCTCCGCATGGGCATGGTCGACTTCGAACTCGTGGTCGTCGTATCCGTCTTTATGGTCATGGGCAACATCGCCGGGTCCACGCTCTCCGCAATCGTTTCGCCCGATGTGATCAGGATAATCTTCGCATTGACCCTCGTGTACACCGCGATCACGCTCCTGCGGGGACGGCAGGAAACCGCACGTCTCGACTTCGCCGTCAACCGCCGTCGCGCCATTCTTTTGTCTATCCCGTTCACCCTGCTGATTGGGACCCTCTCCGGGCTCGTCGGCCTCGGCGGCGCCGAACTGCTGATCCCGCTGCTCTACCTGATGACCGTCCTTCCGATGGGTACGGCTCGGGGAACGGCGTTGTTTTCCGTCGGCTTCTCCGCCGCAGCCGCACTCGCGGTCTACCTGACGAGGGGACAGATTGCGCTGCAGGCCATAGCCCCCGTCGTCGTCGGTATCGTGCTGGGAGGCCGCCTTGGCGCGTCGTTTGGCACCCGCGCCCGGCCGCTCGCGGTTCGCGCCGCGTTCTCCATCATGCTCCTGTACCTTGCATACAAACTGGGTTGGATGCCGCTATGGACAATCATGTAA
- a CDS encoding TetR/AcrR family transcriptional regulator, whose translation MLNENLIAQLVSAGVVTDTFRRLPPDKKEMIYRRGIALFGTYGYDGLAVDRICRTCAVSKGSFFQYFPSKAHLLEFCLLTFDDDLATWIADIRRQEKAALARDRIRYLYHEIVVNSKLHRAEQTFYLFATRGLNHAGVTIEGIDLERHFREYIAEIILRGELTGEIRGDFDIEQTAYLVSVMVDGIVARRFSSTAPVGIGVGEYLISFLFDGIKA comes from the coding sequence ATGCTCAACGAAAACCTGATCGCACAGCTTGTCAGCGCGGGGGTGGTCACGGACACGTTTCGGCGGCTGCCGCCGGACAAAAAGGAGATGATTTACCGCCGGGGCATTGCGCTGTTCGGCACGTACGGGTATGACGGGCTCGCGGTTGACCGAATTTGTCGCACGTGTGCGGTGTCCAAGGGTTCGTTCTTTCAGTATTTCCCGTCGAAGGCTCATCTGCTGGAATTCTGCCTTTTGACGTTTGACGACGATCTTGCGACGTGGATCGCCGATATCCGTCGGCAGGAGAAAGCGGCACTGGCGCGAGACCGGATTCGCTATCTGTACCACGAGATTGTGGTCAACAGCAAGCTGCACCGCGCGGAGCAGACGTTTTACCTGTTCGCGACACGGGGACTGAACCACGCGGGGGTGACGATCGAGGGGATCGATCTGGAGCGGCACTTCCGGGAGTATATCGCGGAGATTATTCTTCGGGGGGAATTGACGGGGGAGATACGGGGGGATTTCGATATTGAGCAGACGGCCTACCTGGTATCGGTGATGGTGGACGGGATCGTGGCGCGGCGGTTTTCGAGCACGGCGCCGGTCGGGATCGGGGTGGGGGAGTATTTGATATCGTTTTTATTCGACGGGATCAAGGCGTGA
- a CDS encoding Fe-Mn family superoxide dismutase, translated as MERSRRSFMKTAGMTALAGGLAGTPFMMAAPASAQDSGVTPPIELPALPYAYDALEPHIDAATMEIHHGKHHQGYVNGLKAAEKALADAREKNDYAMIEHWSKKLSFNYGGHYLHSMFWEIMAPAQNGGGGQPAGILMQYISKDFGNFDNFKAQFSAAAGAVEGSGWGLVHYRPMDDRLVIAQAENQHKLAMWGSTPIMGIDVWEHAYYLKYQNRRAEYVSNWWNVVNWPAVTKRFRAAKGV; from the coding sequence ATGGAACGCTCTCGACGAAGCTTCATGAAAACCGCCGGCATGACTGCCCTCGCCGGCGGACTCGCCGGTACACCGTTCATGATGGCCGCACCGGCCTCCGCCCAGGACTCCGGCGTCACCCCCCCGATCGAACTGCCCGCGCTGCCGTACGCGTACGACGCGCTCGAACCGCATATCGACGCCGCCACGATGGAAATCCACCATGGCAAACATCACCAGGGATACGTCAACGGCCTCAAGGCCGCGGAGAAAGCGCTCGCCGATGCGCGCGAGAAAAACGACTACGCAATGATCGAGCACTGGTCGAAAAAACTCTCCTTCAACTACGGCGGCCACTACCTGCACAGCATGTTCTGGGAAATCATGGCCCCCGCCCAAAACGGCGGCGGCGGCCAGCCCGCCGGAATCCTCATGCAGTATATCTCCAAGGACTTCGGCAATTTCGATAACTTCAAAGCCCAGTTTAGCGCGGCTGCCGGCGCGGTCGAGGGCTCCGGCTGGGGCCTGGTCCACTACCGACCCATGGACGACCGCCTCGTCATCGCACAGGCCGAAAACCAGCACAAACTCGCCATGTGGGGATCAACCCCGATCATGGGCATCGATGTCTGGGAGCACGCGTACTATCTGAAATACCAGAACCGCCGCGCCGAATACGTGTCGAACTGGTGGAACGTCGTCAACTGGCCCGCCGTCACCAAACGCTTCCGCGCCGCCAAGGGCGTGTGA